The following are from one region of the Nicotiana tomentosiformis chromosome 7, ASM39032v3, whole genome shotgun sequence genome:
- the LOC104099802 gene encoding 21 kDa protein-like — MRTPRYLSIIIFFFFFVAFRLLPTVSLVAATSNTAATAPSPSPSTDVPTTSNLDFIRSSCQTTQYPDTCYNSLCIYASIVQQDSARLALVAIGVSLDKAKYVVAYFSNLSCEANYSAQPRIGAALHDCFSVFRDSVDQIRDSLNQMRTLGGSGESLRFQISNVQTWMSAALTNEETCTDGFEDVPDGPLKMDVSDRAAKVKEVTSNALALINCYANKMS, encoded by the coding sequence ATGCGAACTCCACGTTACCTttccatcatcatcttcttcttcttcttcgtcgccTTCCGCCTTCTCCCCACCGTTTCCTTAGTCGCCGCTACCTCTAACACTGCCGCCACTGCTCCCTCACCGTCGCCGTCCACCGACGTCCCTACCACCAGTAACTTAGATTTTATCCGTTCGAGTTGTCAAACTACACAATATCCTGACACATGCTATAACTCTCTCTGTATCTACGCCAGCATTGTCCAACAGGACTCTGCTCGGCTGGCTCTTGTAGCCATCGGAGTTAGTCTAGACAAAGCCAAATATGTCGTCGCATACTTCTCCAACCTCTCCTGTGAAGCGAACTACAGTGCCCAGCCACGAATCGGAGCTGCTCTACACGACTGCTTCTCTGTGTTCAGAGATTCCGTGGACCAAATACGTGACTCGCTGAATCAAATGAGGACGCTCGGGGGATCGGGCGAGTCGTTGAGGTTCCAGATTAGCAACGTTCAAACATGGATGAGCGCCGCCTTAACCAATGAAGAAACGTGTACGGACGGCTTTGAGGATGTACCTGATGGACCCTTGAAGATGGACGTCTCTGATCGTGCTGCTAAGGTGAAGGAGGTGACCAGCAATGCTTTGGCTTTGATAAATTGTTATGCTAATAAAATGTCATAG